Sequence from the Tripterygium wilfordii isolate XIE 37 chromosome 10, ASM1340144v1, whole genome shotgun sequence genome:
atccgatataaGCTTAAACATGGTCCGTTATATGGTCCGTTATATCGTCCTTTCTATGGTATTTTGGTCTAAAGTTTGGGGTATATATGCCCCCTCGtaatttgtaaatattttttattaatgcaTTACTGACTTATCGAAACAAAAAAGATTGTGAAGTAATCGAATGGGAGATGAATGACTCAATGATTATATAGTTACAtacattgagaaaaaaatgattGATCGAGTTTCGAATGAGattattatataatattatcaaAACATCAGGACTCAGTAAAAGTAATTGTAaacattttatcaaatttacatatatgattttttaCTTTTACCTTAATATtaacaagtgatatatatagaataaaaaaaaaaacccatactAAATTCCACTCACCTAATATTGAATGTTGGTTCCACCTCTGTTTGACACCAGACGATTTGGCttcagagaaaataaaaaaatcaaaaatcaaaagcaaCTTGAAACagtgtatgaaatgtcttttattttttgtatcactttttatgttgaatttgatttttattttgaaaaaaaaaatatcgttaggtttgtaaaaccgatcaaaatacaaatatatttttttcaaattttttaaaaaatgttttgatcTCTAAAAATTGGGACCTCACTTTAGAATCTCATGAGAGAatttctatctatatatattgctaattaattatcttcctcaaatcatcaaatattgCTATTAAAAATGGCAGACAAAGACATCatcatttattcatttcttcttttctttcttcttatttgGGTTGCGACCTTCCTCATAGCTTCTGTCTTTGGTCCAGGAAGCCTCTTTGTTGACACGTGATTCAAAGTGTGATTACACGTGATGTATATTGatgtttaaataattaaaacaatttgttGTGTAATCAATTTGTTAATTGTGATTAGATCCGGTTGATTACATCATGTGTACGTGGGACCTGATCAGTAAATTATTACTAACCCCGACTATTATTTTGTTCAGACTAGGAGAAAACGACAAGTGATAAGAAAGTGCCAACTAAATATGATTGATCTTGGATGGATCGGAACCCCCACATCTGAAATTTACATTCTAATATTCTTATATTCTAATATTCCAACTCCTCTAAAATTTTTCCTTATCTTCTACAATAATTCGGTGTACCCTCTCTTTGTCGTATATAAGAATCATACTCAAATATGGGTCCTCCATGATGCTGAGAAGAAGCTATCTGAGGTCGTCAATGTCACGAATAAGCTGAGAGGAGGAGGATGAGAAGTTGCAAACGAAATCAAGTGAGGGTGAGAGCCCAAATCCCTAGGCATGTTAGACATTAGTTAActctattttttattattcatgAGACCCGATAATCGTTGGATCTCATGAATTAAATTTTTACGTGTCATTCAATGATACTTTTAGACTCTACAATTCAAGAGAAATTGTGGAGCCTCAAATCCCTAGGCATGTTAGACATTAGttaattctattttttattattcattTACATTTTCGAGACCCAATAATGGTTGGATCtcatgaattaaaatttttaCGTGTCATTCAACGATACTTTTAGACTCTACAATTCAAGAGAAATTGTGTAGCCTCAAATCCCTAAATtatatacaagtatatatagTGAAAAACATAATCAATTAGTATATCTTTGAATCACAACAATAGTGGTATTTGGCAGTATATTGATGTATAGAATCATAATGAGGTTGTAACAGTGCTAATCATTGATCCCTCCGAAGAAACTTACAATCTGACCACGTTAGACACGCATTTGCTCCATTCTCCATATATATGTAGACACTAGACTGGTATTTGACTCTATAAGTAGAATGTAGACTAGTGGTGATTCATGTGTGTGGCTGATACGAGTAGCCGTATATTTCAATTATGTGGCCCTAAATTATTTGGTGCACGTCTAGCTTTTGTGGAGCATATATGATCACTTGTCCTCGACCTCAAATAATTATAATGTACTATGTACGTGTTGTTCATGTCATGCCAATAGATTTGCCGTGATGtgttaattatatacatataattatttatctttttacATGTAATATTGTATTGTTTAGAGTCAATTTAGGATTGATATTGCATGCCTAAGAAAATGTTATTTGTACATTGCAAGTGTCGAGGCAGGCATCGGAGAAAAGGAGCCAAATCGGATCAAAATCAGAGAAATTTAGAGGCAGAGCCAAATCGCGATCGATCGGAGGTCAATTCCGATCTATCGGTGCTTTACGATGAAGTTGTAGTGTTTTTACCAGAGAAGAATCTCGATCGATTGGACGTCAATTCTGATCGATCAGAGGTCACCCATATCGTGATTTCCAACTTTCCGAAACTACCCCAAACTCAAGTGGGACCAACCCAAAACGACAGAAGATCGTTTTATAAACGACATATGGGTTTGGGGAGGTATAAATGgatagatttttagggttttagggattCTTGAACAATTCTTGAGAAGTGAAGGTGTTGAGAGCTTGGAAGGCAACATAGGAGCAAGGAGAAGAGCTGGGATTTCAGGGCGTTTCTTGTATATCTCTCAATTTCTTATGATTATGACTGCTATTTTGGATATTGTTTTGTAGTTCatggttatgaggaactaatcctctaactagatgtcctaatggaacccctctttgaatattgaatgaaattagtctcttgttcttgaatctctctctataattgattttctgtggatgtgtttattgttttcaaatgcttgatcaccatttggatgatattatgcctaggttgagaccggaaggagatacatagggttgcaagaatccatagagaacataggttgcaaccataggaatataagtttatgacctatgcaatcgttaaatgatttacACCGCTcctaatgagtttttgatatattaatccgattgttaggaataacatggatttgtattgaaaatactttcgatgtatctaggaatagaacattgagtAGGTTGGGAGATCGATTATCAACATTTGGATTGAGAATTATGGATTAACGGattaatggagttcaattggataagaggaggtgaaattaggaacTCTAGTGTTTGACTATCTTGAAAACCCTCTTTCGTGTTTGTTTCCTTGGTTGATTAAATCAATTGTGAAATTGCTAATTAGTTGTTAATTTCTTTAAATACTTGCTTTAGTGTCAGAtaaatcaaatccaaacaatTCACTTTCCCATTTTAGTGTGATAATTGCTTAAGTTGATACTTATAaattgaatttgtcaaaatctCTGTGGGACGATACTTTACTCATACACTTTATTACTTTTACGGTTAGTACACTTGCTAGAAATATCGCAACAAcgcgcacataaatttctcacttaACGATATAGTGTGCATGGCCACCATGCTATTACTCCAAGTAAAAATAGAATTCAGGACTTCTCGATTTCTTACTGTTTGACCCCAAAGAAATTTACCAACTAAGATATCACCTAAATGATTCTAAAAATGATCACCCTCTTGTTGGAGGGTTTGTTATGGCCGTGTCTGTCTCTTTGCATGTCCATTTGATGTTCTCCTTGTTCTTAtcttcaattatttttcttgaaatTACGATTGAAGTACAGATGTAATAACTGCTCAAAAAACGATTCTCTGCCTCTCTTCAATATCACTTCTTTTTTGATGCTGATTGATTATATACAGTGACCTTTGTGCTGATGTAATGTAATGTCAGGCATTTTAGTAAATAGCAAGTGTGATTTGATATATACATAAAGCTAATACCAAAAAAATGAGGCTTAAAATGAACCTTCTTGGAATATAAGGACTTTCTTTCTTTAATGTCCAATGTGTGGATCACGtacaaacaacaaaataaagtaTAGATAGGTGTGAAACACGTTTTGATCCAAGTCCAGTTTTATGGTATAAAGAGCTCATCACTTGAGCTGTTGAATATTGAGTCAGAGAGAGACAAAAAAGtacctagagagagagagagagggggggaaTGAGAACTCCTTACTGTGACAAAGCTGGAATGAAGAAGGGTACATGGACACCAGAAGAAGATACAAAGCTAATAGCATATGTTACAAGGTATGGCTGCTGGAATTGGCGACAACTCCCCAAATTTGCTGGTGAGTGATCTATCTTGCTTCATTAAcaatgtttgtgtgtatattgaCTTACGACATTGTTTGATTAATTCATTgacatgtatgtgtgtgtatatatatatactttggtTAATTTTCAGGTCTATCAAGGTGTGGGAAGAGTTGCAGATTAAGATGGATGAATTATTTGAGGCCAAATGTGAAGAGAGGAAATTATactaaagaagaagaggaaaccaTCATCAGATTGCATGCATCTATGGGGAATAAGTAAGCACTGATCGATCACtagtttaattttaaaaattcaattAGGTACAATAATAAGATCTAGTTCTAAACGAAATGATTGATCTGATGTGCAGATGGTCTGCTATTGCTGCTCAATTACCCGGAAGAACTGACAATGAGATCAAGAACTACTGGCACACCAACCTCAAGAAACACGTTAACCAAAAGACGGTCAGGGTGATGATCAATGATGAAGAAAACTCTAGTATCAttgaaacaaatcaaggagAGAAGTCAATCAGACCAATCAACGAgtacaaaattcaaaattctgcTAATGTTGAAGTTCTTGAAAGCTCATCGTCTTCGTCGATGGAAGAATCAGCAACGGAATTAGCCTCAGCTCTGACTGCAATAGAGACAAGTTCGGACTTGATTCGTCAAGACGAGCTTGATTTCTGGGAAACATGTGGTGGAGATTTCTGGACTGAACCATTTGTGCCAGATAACATGTATAACCATTCCAATGATCACTACCTCGTGTCGCTGGTTGAACCTGCTGGAGAATTTCAATCTCCATATCTTGATCAGGAAATTTTATGCTCTTATGGTTTCTACTAAATCAAGATCACCTCCCTCAAGGCCCTTATTCTCgccttctattcttctttgctaCATCTTTTGCAACGATATATATAATGTCAGAGGTGGATTTGTATAATGTTAGTGTTTGTGaggtttttttccttctcctgcTACGAATCCTGTCCAACGTGGAAGGACCAAGCACATGAATGTTCGGTTTCATGCTAAGAGAAGCAAAGAAGAGTGAAGAAGTGAAGCTGGTTTATTGTATGGTGGAGAGTAGTTGGTCTAAAGCCTTCTAGAAGACTTGTAAGTCTATGGTGATTATAGAGAAATAGAGCATATATATGTTGATGGCGAACCTACTCTCTCATTCTTCTGCTTTGATTTATGTTTATGGTGTATATTTGTTTTCGAAACTTCTATCTAAAGAGAAGGGAACTAGAGCTTACAATATGAAACCATACAAGTTTGCCTTTTAGACAATCGATAAGAGAGATTCATATTCATCAACTAGACTATCAAAAATATCCAATCTGCATGTGTTGATGGGATTAATTGAGCTTGAATTTATAGGTTGTTCTTGTCCAGCCTGCGGTTGATTGAGGAATGAAAAATTAACATATCATTCATTATCCGTCAGAAACTTGATGCATATGTGTGGATCATTGATTGGAGGAATTCTTAATTTGTCAATTGTTTATTGCACATCATTCGATTAGTTTAATAATTGATCACCTTCAATTCACCTTGAACCACATAACTTACTGAGTCGTACCCAGGTGTTTACGTGTCGTAATTCCATCGGACCGTCACTCATTATCAGTCCTAAACTTGATGCATGTGTAACTCATTATCAGCTAGCCCTACACTAGATGCTTATTTGTGGACCATTTAACTGGAGCAATTCCTGATTTGTCAACAGTTTATTTCACATCATTCAATTACTTAATAATTCAGCTTGATATATT
This genomic interval carries:
- the LOC120007838 gene encoding transcription factor MYB15-like gives rise to the protein MRTPYCDKAGMKKGTWTPEEDTKLIAYVTRYGCWNWRQLPKFAGLSRCGKSCRLRWMNYLRPNVKRGNYTKEEEETIIRLHASMGNKWSAIAAQLPGRTDNEIKNYWHTNLKKHVNQKTVRVMINDEENSSIIETNQGEKSIRPINEYKIQNSANVEVLESSSSSSMEESATELASALTAIETSSDLIRQDELDFWETCGGDFWTEPFVPDNMYNHSNDHYLVSLVEPAGEFQSPYLDQEILCSYGFY